From Cucumis melo cultivar AY chromosome 1, USDA_Cmelo_AY_1.0, whole genome shotgun sequence, a single genomic window includes:
- the LOC103500412 gene encoding uncharacterized protein LOC103500412 isoform X2 — translation MVHLLPNPLRVSSHLRSEPPRTAVPTRSKFRALWRYGGEIKVRSAVVVRCSSDYSSPITAAVATEEELIRVSEEMGENEYLAREFGWKVRKLIEEEDDLRAVARIQAEAFHEPVLLFNHFFFQIFQAEVLSALIYRLKNYPTERYACLVAEPESEIGEEEYNFVGVVDVTVAGDLKVKRLLPPGVKEYLFVTGIAVAQNARRRKVATTLLKGCDMLGKVWGFKFLALSAYEDDYGARNLYSKAGYQVYYVDPLWKSTWIGRKRCVTMIKKL, via the exons ATGGTCCATTTACTTCCAAATCCCCTCCGAGTATCATCGCACCTCCGCTCGGAGCCACCGCGCACGGCGGTTCCGACGAGATCGAAGTTCCGCGCGCTCTGGAGATATGGAGGAGAGATTAAGGTTAGATCGGCGGTGGTTGTGCGGTGCAGTAGTGATTATTCGAGTCCGATCACGGCGGCGGTGGCGACGGAGGAGGAATTGATCAGAGTATCGGAAGAAATGGGTGAGAATGAGTATTTGGCTAGAGAATTTGGATGGAAGGTGAGAAAAttgattgaagaagaagatgatttGAGAGCAGTTGCAAGAATTCAAGCCGAAGCGTTTCATGAACCTGTTCTTCTTTTCAACCattttttcttccaaattttCCAG GCAGAAGTGCTTTCAGCATTGATTTATAGATTGAAAAATTATCCTACAGAGAG GTATGCTTGTTTGGTTGCGGAACCAGAGAGTGAAATTGGTGAAGAAGAATACAATTTTGTGGGAGTGGTGGACGTGACGGTGGCCGGAGATTTGAAAGTAAAGCGTCTCCTTCCCCCCGGCGTGAAGGAGTATCTCTTTGTAACTGGAATTGCCGTCGCACAAAATGCCAG AAGACGAAAAGTAGCAACAACATTATTAAAGGGGTGTGACATGCTTGGTAAGGTTTGGGGATTCAAGTTTTTGGCATTAAGTGCATATGAAGATGATTATGGGGCTCGTAATTTGTATAGTAAAGCAGGCTATCAAGTTTACTATGTTGACCCTCTTTGGAAATCTACTTGGATTGGAAGAAAACGTTGTGTTACTATGATTAAAAAGCTCTAG
- the LOC103500412 gene encoding uncharacterized protein LOC103500412 isoform X1, producing MVHLLPNPLRVSSHLRSEPPRTAVPTRSKFRALWRYGGEIKVRSAVVVRCSSDYSSPITAAVATEEELIRVSEEMGENEYLAREFGWKVRKLIEEEDDLRAVARIQAEAFHEPVLLFNHFFFQIFQAEVLSALIYRLKNYPTERYACLVAEPESEIGEEEYNFVGVVDVTVAGDLKVKRLLPPGVKEYLFVTGIAVAQNARRKVATTLLKGCDMLGKVWGFKFLALSAYEDDYGARNLYSKAGYQVYYVDPLWKSTWIGRKRCVTMIKKL from the exons ATGGTCCATTTACTTCCAAATCCCCTCCGAGTATCATCGCACCTCCGCTCGGAGCCACCGCGCACGGCGGTTCCGACGAGATCGAAGTTCCGCGCGCTCTGGAGATATGGAGGAGAGATTAAGGTTAGATCGGCGGTGGTTGTGCGGTGCAGTAGTGATTATTCGAGTCCGATCACGGCGGCGGTGGCGACGGAGGAGGAATTGATCAGAGTATCGGAAGAAATGGGTGAGAATGAGTATTTGGCTAGAGAATTTGGATGGAAGGTGAGAAAAttgattgaagaagaagatgatttGAGAGCAGTTGCAAGAATTCAAGCCGAAGCGTTTCATGAACCTGTTCTTCTTTTCAACCattttttcttccaaattttCCAG GCAGAAGTGCTTTCAGCATTGATTTATAGATTGAAAAATTATCCTACAGAGAG GTATGCTTGTTTGGTTGCGGAACCAGAGAGTGAAATTGGTGAAGAAGAATACAATTTTGTGGGAGTGGTGGACGTGACGGTGGCCGGAGATTTGAAAGTAAAGCGTCTCCTTCCCCCCGGCGTGAAGGAGTATCTCTTTGTAACTGGAATTGCCGTCGCACAAAATGCCAG ACGAAAAGTAGCAACAACATTATTAAAGGGGTGTGACATGCTTGGTAAGGTTTGGGGATTCAAGTTTTTGGCATTAAGTGCATATGAAGATGATTATGGGGCTCGTAATTTGTATAGTAAAGCAGGCTATCAAGTTTACTATGTTGACCCTCTTTGGAAATCTACTTGGATTGGAAGAAAACGTTGTGTTACTATGATTAAAAAGCTCTAG